The sequence below is a genomic window from Bosea sp. F3-2.
GCAGGACTGAACGGTTCAACCCGGTCCCCTGGATTGCTTCGCTGCGCTCGCAATGACGGTTCAGCCTGATCGAAAAATGCTCTAGCTAGCGTGCCCGCTCGAGCGATTGATAGGCCGCGGCATGGAGATCGTCGAGGCGGGCCGAGATGTCCATCGCGATAAGGCCGACCTCGCGATCGTCGGCGCCTTTTCTGACATAGAGCGGCTCCGACCAGAGGATGCAGCCGCGGCCGAAGGGCAGGGCGATGCTCGCCCGATCCCAGTTGGTGAGATCGAAGCGGGCGCTGGTGACGGCGGCAAAGAGATAGATCGGCCGACCGGTGACGCGGGCGAGCTGCACGGCGCCCTTGCCCGCCACGCGCGATACTTTTGGGACGTCTGCCGTGAGAACGACGCTGGTGCCGTCGCGAAGCGCATCCCGCATCTCGAAGAAGGCGGGAATCGCCCGCTTGGTCTGGATCTTCGGGCGGCTCTGTGTCCCCGAACCACGGATGGTCCGGAAACCGGCCCTTTCGACGACCGAGGCGACGACCTCGCCATCGAAATGCAGGGAGGCCAGGATCGCCACCCGCGATGCTCCCGTCAGCGCCGCCAGGCTCAGCATCTGCTGACCGTGCCAAGTCAGGGCGATGAACGGCTCGCGGCTGCGCTCCCAGGGGCAAGCCCCCGGAATCGCTGGCTTGAACCGGGTCGTTCGCTGCACGAGGTTGATATAGGCATGCAATGCGCGGCCCGCGAGCGCCGCCGATTGGCCTGAGCTGGAACGCATCTTCCGCCCTCCATGGTGAATCACATGGAGTGGTCGGCGTCCCGGCTTGCTGGAACATTGCGCGGCTGCCGGCCGGGAAGCCGGTTTTGCACGAAATCAGGGTTTGAACGCGTTTCCGGCCTCGTCAGTGGCTCCGACCATGGCTGTGGTCCGTCCGCAGGCGGCGTTCGATGAAGCGGCTGTAGGAGCCCATGCCGTAGCTGAACACGGCATAGACCAGCGCGGCGAAGACATAGCCTTCCATCACCGCGATGCCTTGCCAGCTGGGGTCGCGCATTGCGGATCGCACCGTATCGAGGAAATCGAGCAGGCCGATGATGGTCACCAGTGTCGTGTCCTGGAAGAAACCGATGAAGATGTTGACCAGCGGCGGGATGACGATCTTGAGCGCCTGCGGCAGCACGATCTTGCGCATCGACAGCCAGTAGCCGAGGCCGAGCGAGGCGGCGGCCTCATGCTGGCCTTTCGGCACAGCTTGCAGGCCGCCGCGGACCGTCTCCGCGATATAAGCGCCGGCGAAGATGATGATCGCGACCTGCGCCCGCAGCAATTTGTCGATGGTGACGCCATCCGGCATGAACAGCGGCAGCATCACCGAGGCCATGAACAGGATCGAGACCAGCGGCACGCCGCGTACGGTCTCGATGATGATGACGGCGATCACCTGGATCGCCGGCAACTTCGAGGA
It includes:
- a CDS encoding amino acid ABC transporter permease, yielding MSELTNTAMLGVERSDRPQGRRLWLAGLKPFIGSPLNAIITFACLWLIYRLTTGAWGWLVTRAVTEGGPQACKVGNGACWPFLAAKLRFMIFGFYPYEEHWRPALAVLLFLAAMIVSMIPRFWSRRLLWLWLAVVLVCGVLMYGGVLGLPLVTTTNWGGLPLSFMLSSVGLAFGFVLGVLLALARSSKLPAIQVIAVIIIETVRGVPLVSILFMASVMLPLFMPDGVTIDKLLRAQVAIIIFAGAYIAETVRGGLQAVPKGQHEAAASLGLGYWLSMRKIVLPQALKIVIPPLVNIFIGFFQDTTLVTIIGLLDFLDTVRSAMRDPSWQGIAVMEGYVFAALVYAVFSYGMGSYSRFIERRLRTDHSHGRSH
- a CDS encoding DUF374 domain-containing protein, whose protein sequence is MRSSSGQSAALAGRALHAYINLVQRTTRFKPAIPGACPWERSREPFIALTWHGQQMLSLAALTGASRVAILASLHFDGEVVASVVERAGFRTIRGSGTQSRPKIQTKRAIPAFFEMRDALRDGTSVVLTADVPKVSRVAGKGAVQLARVTGRPIYLFAAVTSARFDLTNWDRASIALPFGRGCILWSEPLYVRKGADDREVGLIAMDISARLDDLHAAAYQSLERAR